A stretch of the Xiphophorus couchianus chromosome 15, X_couchianus-1.0, whole genome shotgun sequence genome encodes the following:
- the LOC114158678 gene encoding sine oculis-binding protein homolog isoform X1 — MPEMEKGRPPENKRSRKPAHPVKREINQEMKTFAESTMNELLGWYGYDKVDLRESEANEIRNYRERRQHVSVLKENSLPKPKSLDAKVSHSVLAMKSGERDLSSVPSSSQSSSSTSSILTTPKEHKNAPVIVPLIKPSAVEDVQNVQIVCVWCQKEGVKRYSLCMGSELKSFCSEKCFAACRRAYFKRNKARDEDLHVETSPQRPHPEDSPRLVLKINTNVRSLSPVPQVCDWCKHVRHTKEYLDFGSGEERLQFCSIKCLNQYKMDVFYREARAALTSTSSSPNRTSQDGRVDGSVPGQKLLTPESWNSSTISTGDARNRNLSPKGSVLIHGPGDSTSLSSLEASSSSSSSRGSVSGLKNLERSIQPSIPTMDVTPHPAPLPPPPPPRPPLDQKPLPQIPIPFIRPPLHAQGLRSPLANPPRHAGPPSSPIHRPPHSPLLQPPTSSSMNPPGLMHPFPGAYFPGLHSPPLNLMPRGPVPVPPIMNYGIPSFSPLLPQPTVLVPYPIIVPLPVPIPIPIPIPVPPKAALETPNHGGVIQPVPEGVERARSRITRSMSPDISEEASRVEANKLGGNFSQTFTSTNEPNPKDIDWVKSERQFLSPLATPQTKPLSPRAQCNELSCPTKISEGQTDYKTIHQQTERQVIQRVLQRTQVKLEPSANGMVDLAALGESGPGQFNRPGFHNIIRPNISLPQSPSNDFQQLDSLTPSSNSPSSPMESSHSHNVKSSTQNHPQNGTSSTPTSLDSSLSQRIPVTPQDSSLNELEAIKENKCSVVSPVLVEGTVGQLEGPLTTSGDAGEDSHVPDEDHAYALPTAPKTGGTTSPLLLPKLRDKGSLRSPANMPNAVEMEPALKRRCLRIRDQNK; from the exons ATGCCAGAGATGGAGAAAGGCAGACCTCCGGAAAATAAACGCAGCAGGAAACCAGCGCACCCAGTGAAGAGGGAAATCAACCAGGAGATGAAG ACGTTTGCTGAAAGCACCATGAATGAGCTCCTGGGATGGTACGGCTATGACAAGGTGGACCTCAGAGAGTCCGAGGCCAATGAGATCAGAAACTACAGGGAGAGGCGGCAGCATGTGTCTGTGCTAAAAG AAAACTCATTGCCAAAACCCAAAAGCCTGGACGCCAAAGTCAGCCACTCAGTCCTGGCCATGAAGAGTGGAGAGAGGGACCTCTCCAGTGTCCCTTCCTCCTCTCAATCTTCTTCCTCAACAAGCTCAATCCTGACCACCCCGAAGGAGCACAAGAATGCCCCTGTCATCGTCCCCCTCATAAAACCTTCAGCAG TGGAAGATGTACAGAACGTGCAAATAGTCTGCGTTTGGTGCCAGAAGGAGGGAGTAAAGCGCTACTCGCTGTGTATGGGCTCAGAGCTCAAGAGCTTCTGCAGTGAGAAGTGTTTTGCTGCCTGTAGACGGGCCTACTTCAAGCGCAACAAG GCCAGAGATGAAGACCTCCATGTCGAGACATCCCCTCAGCGCCCCCATCCTGAGGACTCACCCAGACTAGTGTTAAAGATAAACACTAATGTCAGA TCTCTCTCGCCTGTACCACAGGTTTGTGACTGGTGCAAGCATGTTCGTCACACAAAGGAGTACCTGGACTTTGGATCTGGTGAGGAACGGCTTCAGTTCTGCAGCATCAAATGTCTCAACCAGTATAAGATGGATGTCTTCTACCGAGAAGCTCGTGCAGCCTTAACCAGCACCAGCTCCAGCCCAAACAGAACCAGTCAGGATGGGAGAGTGGATGGCAGTGTACCAGGGCAAAAGCTACTTACTCCTGAGTCTTGGAACAGCAGCACCATCAGTACGGGGGATGCACGCAATCGAAATCTCTCTCCCAAAGGATCAGTCCTAATTCATGGACCGGGGGATTCAACGTCTTTGTCATCCTTAGAagcatcttcttcttcttcctcttcaagGGGCTCAGTTTCAGGGCTTAAGAACCTGGAGAGATCCATTCAGCCATCCATACCTACTATGGATGTCACACCTCAtccagctcctcttcctcctccacctcctcctcgcCCACCTCTGGATCAAAAGCCATTACCTCAAATCCCCATACCCTTCATTAGGCCCCCGCTTCATGCTCAGGGTCTAAGGAGTCCCCTGGCCAATCCTCCCAGACATGCAGGTCCTCCTTCCAGCCCTATCCACAGACCTCCTCACTCTCCTCTTTTGCAGCCCCCTACCTCTTCTTCAATGAATCCCCCAGGACTCATGCACCCTTTTCCTGGTGCCTATTTCCCTGGCTTACACTCACCTCCTCTAAACCTAATGCCAAGAGGACCTGTCCCAGTGCCTCCAATAATGAACTATGGTATCCCCTCTTTTAGTCCTCTTTTACCCCAACCCACAGTCCTGGTTCCTTATCCTATTATTGTTCCCTTACCTGTCCCCATACCTATTCCAATTCCAATTCCAGTCCCTCCTAAAGCAGCCCTTGAAACACCAAATCATGGTGGAGTTATCCAGCCTGTACCAGAAGGGGTAGAGAGGGCTAGATCCAGGATTACTAGATCCATGTCTCCAGATATCTCTGAAGAGGCTAGTAGAGTGGAGGCAAACAAACTGGGGGGAAACTTTTCTCAAACCTTCACTTCAACAAATGAACCCAACCCAAAGGACATAGATTGGGTTAAATCAGAAAGGCAATTTTTGTCCCCATTAGCCACACCTCAAACTAAACCACTCTCTCCCAGAGCACAGTGTAATGAATTGTCTTGCCCAACCAAAATCTCTGAGGGACAGACAGACTATAAAACTATACATCAGCAGACAGAGCGACAAGTCATCCAAAGGGTTCTCCAGAGGACCCAAGTGAAGTTAGAGCCCAGTGCCAATGGGATGGTGGATCTGGCAGCACTGGGAGAATCAGGACCTGGCCAGTTTAACAGACCAGGGTTCCACAATATCATCAGACCGAACATTTCTCTGCCACAGTCTCCTTCAAATGACTTCCAGCAATTGGATTCCCTCACTCCATCTTCTAACAGCCCATCCAGTCCTATGGAGAGCAGCCATTCACACAATGTCAAGTCCTCCACTCAGAACCATCCTCAAAATGGTACATCATCCACACCCACGAGTTTGGACTCTTCCTTATCCCAAAGAATACCAGTGACACCCCAAGATTCTTCACTAAATGAACTTGAAGctatcaaagaaaacaagtgttCTGTTGTTAGCCCAGTGCTAGTCGAAGGTACAGTTGGTCAGTTAGAAGGGCCCTTAACAACCAGTGGGGATGCAGGGGAGGATTCCCACGTTCCAGATGAGGACCATGCTTATGCCCTGCCCACAGCACCAAAGACAGGTGGGACCACATCCCCTTTACTCTTGCCCAAACTAAGGGACAAGGGTAGCTTACGGAGTCCTGCCAACATGCCCAATGCAGTGGAGATGGAACCAGCCCTGAAGAGGCGATGCCTGAGGATCCGAGATCAGAATAAATAG
- the LOC114158678 gene encoding sine oculis-binding protein homolog isoform X2 → MPEMEKGRPPENKRSRKPAHPVKREINQEMKTFAESTMNELLGWYGYDKVDLRESEANEIRNYRERRQHVSVLKENSLPKPKSLDAKVSHSVLAMKSGERDLSSVPSSSQSSSSTSSILTTPKEHKNAPVIVPLIKPSAVEDVQNVQIVCVWCQKEGVKRYSLCMGSELKSFCSEKCFAACRRAYFKRNKARDEDLHVETSPQRPHPEDSPRLVLKINTNVRVCDWCKHVRHTKEYLDFGSGEERLQFCSIKCLNQYKMDVFYREARAALTSTSSSPNRTSQDGRVDGSVPGQKLLTPESWNSSTISTGDARNRNLSPKGSVLIHGPGDSTSLSSLEASSSSSSSRGSVSGLKNLERSIQPSIPTMDVTPHPAPLPPPPPPRPPLDQKPLPQIPIPFIRPPLHAQGLRSPLANPPRHAGPPSSPIHRPPHSPLLQPPTSSSMNPPGLMHPFPGAYFPGLHSPPLNLMPRGPVPVPPIMNYGIPSFSPLLPQPTVLVPYPIIVPLPVPIPIPIPIPVPPKAALETPNHGGVIQPVPEGVERARSRITRSMSPDISEEASRVEANKLGGNFSQTFTSTNEPNPKDIDWVKSERQFLSPLATPQTKPLSPRAQCNELSCPTKISEGQTDYKTIHQQTERQVIQRVLQRTQVKLEPSANGMVDLAALGESGPGQFNRPGFHNIIRPNISLPQSPSNDFQQLDSLTPSSNSPSSPMESSHSHNVKSSTQNHPQNGTSSTPTSLDSSLSQRIPVTPQDSSLNELEAIKENKCSVVSPVLVEGTVGQLEGPLTTSGDAGEDSHVPDEDHAYALPTAPKTGGTTSPLLLPKLRDKGSLRSPANMPNAVEMEPALKRRCLRIRDQNK, encoded by the exons ATGCCAGAGATGGAGAAAGGCAGACCTCCGGAAAATAAACGCAGCAGGAAACCAGCGCACCCAGTGAAGAGGGAAATCAACCAGGAGATGAAG ACGTTTGCTGAAAGCACCATGAATGAGCTCCTGGGATGGTACGGCTATGACAAGGTGGACCTCAGAGAGTCCGAGGCCAATGAGATCAGAAACTACAGGGAGAGGCGGCAGCATGTGTCTGTGCTAAAAG AAAACTCATTGCCAAAACCCAAAAGCCTGGACGCCAAAGTCAGCCACTCAGTCCTGGCCATGAAGAGTGGAGAGAGGGACCTCTCCAGTGTCCCTTCCTCCTCTCAATCTTCTTCCTCAACAAGCTCAATCCTGACCACCCCGAAGGAGCACAAGAATGCCCCTGTCATCGTCCCCCTCATAAAACCTTCAGCAG TGGAAGATGTACAGAACGTGCAAATAGTCTGCGTTTGGTGCCAGAAGGAGGGAGTAAAGCGCTACTCGCTGTGTATGGGCTCAGAGCTCAAGAGCTTCTGCAGTGAGAAGTGTTTTGCTGCCTGTAGACGGGCCTACTTCAAGCGCAACAAG GCCAGAGATGAAGACCTCCATGTCGAGACATCCCCTCAGCGCCCCCATCCTGAGGACTCACCCAGACTAGTGTTAAAGATAAACACTAATGTCAGA GTTTGTGACTGGTGCAAGCATGTTCGTCACACAAAGGAGTACCTGGACTTTGGATCTGGTGAGGAACGGCTTCAGTTCTGCAGCATCAAATGTCTCAACCAGTATAAGATGGATGTCTTCTACCGAGAAGCTCGTGCAGCCTTAACCAGCACCAGCTCCAGCCCAAACAGAACCAGTCAGGATGGGAGAGTGGATGGCAGTGTACCAGGGCAAAAGCTACTTACTCCTGAGTCTTGGAACAGCAGCACCATCAGTACGGGGGATGCACGCAATCGAAATCTCTCTCCCAAAGGATCAGTCCTAATTCATGGACCGGGGGATTCAACGTCTTTGTCATCCTTAGAagcatcttcttcttcttcctcttcaagGGGCTCAGTTTCAGGGCTTAAGAACCTGGAGAGATCCATTCAGCCATCCATACCTACTATGGATGTCACACCTCAtccagctcctcttcctcctccacctcctcctcgcCCACCTCTGGATCAAAAGCCATTACCTCAAATCCCCATACCCTTCATTAGGCCCCCGCTTCATGCTCAGGGTCTAAGGAGTCCCCTGGCCAATCCTCCCAGACATGCAGGTCCTCCTTCCAGCCCTATCCACAGACCTCCTCACTCTCCTCTTTTGCAGCCCCCTACCTCTTCTTCAATGAATCCCCCAGGACTCATGCACCCTTTTCCTGGTGCCTATTTCCCTGGCTTACACTCACCTCCTCTAAACCTAATGCCAAGAGGACCTGTCCCAGTGCCTCCAATAATGAACTATGGTATCCCCTCTTTTAGTCCTCTTTTACCCCAACCCACAGTCCTGGTTCCTTATCCTATTATTGTTCCCTTACCTGTCCCCATACCTATTCCAATTCCAATTCCAGTCCCTCCTAAAGCAGCCCTTGAAACACCAAATCATGGTGGAGTTATCCAGCCTGTACCAGAAGGGGTAGAGAGGGCTAGATCCAGGATTACTAGATCCATGTCTCCAGATATCTCTGAAGAGGCTAGTAGAGTGGAGGCAAACAAACTGGGGGGAAACTTTTCTCAAACCTTCACTTCAACAAATGAACCCAACCCAAAGGACATAGATTGGGTTAAATCAGAAAGGCAATTTTTGTCCCCATTAGCCACACCTCAAACTAAACCACTCTCTCCCAGAGCACAGTGTAATGAATTGTCTTGCCCAACCAAAATCTCTGAGGGACAGACAGACTATAAAACTATACATCAGCAGACAGAGCGACAAGTCATCCAAAGGGTTCTCCAGAGGACCCAAGTGAAGTTAGAGCCCAGTGCCAATGGGATGGTGGATCTGGCAGCACTGGGAGAATCAGGACCTGGCCAGTTTAACAGACCAGGGTTCCACAATATCATCAGACCGAACATTTCTCTGCCACAGTCTCCTTCAAATGACTTCCAGCAATTGGATTCCCTCACTCCATCTTCTAACAGCCCATCCAGTCCTATGGAGAGCAGCCATTCACACAATGTCAAGTCCTCCACTCAGAACCATCCTCAAAATGGTACATCATCCACACCCACGAGTTTGGACTCTTCCTTATCCCAAAGAATACCAGTGACACCCCAAGATTCTTCACTAAATGAACTTGAAGctatcaaagaaaacaagtgttCTGTTGTTAGCCCAGTGCTAGTCGAAGGTACAGTTGGTCAGTTAGAAGGGCCCTTAACAACCAGTGGGGATGCAGGGGAGGATTCCCACGTTCCAGATGAGGACCATGCTTATGCCCTGCCCACAGCACCAAAGACAGGTGGGACCACATCCCCTTTACTCTTGCCCAAACTAAGGGACAAGGGTAGCTTACGGAGTCCTGCCAACATGCCCAATGCAGTGGAGATGGAACCAGCCCTGAAGAGGCGATGCCTGAGGATCCGAGATCAGAATAAATAG
- the LOC114158678 gene encoding sine oculis-binding protein homolog isoform X3, translated as MNELLGWYGYDKVDLRESEANEIRNYRERRQHVSVLKENSLPKPKSLDAKVSHSVLAMKSGERDLSSVPSSSQSSSSTSSILTTPKEHKNAPVIVPLIKPSAVEDVQNVQIVCVWCQKEGVKRYSLCMGSELKSFCSEKCFAACRRAYFKRNKARDEDLHVETSPQRPHPEDSPRLVLKINTNVRSLSPVPQVCDWCKHVRHTKEYLDFGSGEERLQFCSIKCLNQYKMDVFYREARAALTSTSSSPNRTSQDGRVDGSVPGQKLLTPESWNSSTISTGDARNRNLSPKGSVLIHGPGDSTSLSSLEASSSSSSSRGSVSGLKNLERSIQPSIPTMDVTPHPAPLPPPPPPRPPLDQKPLPQIPIPFIRPPLHAQGLRSPLANPPRHAGPPSSPIHRPPHSPLLQPPTSSSMNPPGLMHPFPGAYFPGLHSPPLNLMPRGPVPVPPIMNYGIPSFSPLLPQPTVLVPYPIIVPLPVPIPIPIPIPVPPKAALETPNHGGVIQPVPEGVERARSRITRSMSPDISEEASRVEANKLGGNFSQTFTSTNEPNPKDIDWVKSERQFLSPLATPQTKPLSPRAQCNELSCPTKISEGQTDYKTIHQQTERQVIQRVLQRTQVKLEPSANGMVDLAALGESGPGQFNRPGFHNIIRPNISLPQSPSNDFQQLDSLTPSSNSPSSPMESSHSHNVKSSTQNHPQNGTSSTPTSLDSSLSQRIPVTPQDSSLNELEAIKENKCSVVSPVLVEGTVGQLEGPLTTSGDAGEDSHVPDEDHAYALPTAPKTGGTTSPLLLPKLRDKGSLRSPANMPNAVEMEPALKRRCLRIRDQNK; from the exons ATGAATGAGCTCCTGGGATGGTACGGCTATGACAAGGTGGACCTCAGAGAGTCCGAGGCCAATGAGATCAGAAACTACAGGGAGAGGCGGCAGCATGTGTCTGTGCTAAAAG AAAACTCATTGCCAAAACCCAAAAGCCTGGACGCCAAAGTCAGCCACTCAGTCCTGGCCATGAAGAGTGGAGAGAGGGACCTCTCCAGTGTCCCTTCCTCCTCTCAATCTTCTTCCTCAACAAGCTCAATCCTGACCACCCCGAAGGAGCACAAGAATGCCCCTGTCATCGTCCCCCTCATAAAACCTTCAGCAG TGGAAGATGTACAGAACGTGCAAATAGTCTGCGTTTGGTGCCAGAAGGAGGGAGTAAAGCGCTACTCGCTGTGTATGGGCTCAGAGCTCAAGAGCTTCTGCAGTGAGAAGTGTTTTGCTGCCTGTAGACGGGCCTACTTCAAGCGCAACAAG GCCAGAGATGAAGACCTCCATGTCGAGACATCCCCTCAGCGCCCCCATCCTGAGGACTCACCCAGACTAGTGTTAAAGATAAACACTAATGTCAGA TCTCTCTCGCCTGTACCACAGGTTTGTGACTGGTGCAAGCATGTTCGTCACACAAAGGAGTACCTGGACTTTGGATCTGGTGAGGAACGGCTTCAGTTCTGCAGCATCAAATGTCTCAACCAGTATAAGATGGATGTCTTCTACCGAGAAGCTCGTGCAGCCTTAACCAGCACCAGCTCCAGCCCAAACAGAACCAGTCAGGATGGGAGAGTGGATGGCAGTGTACCAGGGCAAAAGCTACTTACTCCTGAGTCTTGGAACAGCAGCACCATCAGTACGGGGGATGCACGCAATCGAAATCTCTCTCCCAAAGGATCAGTCCTAATTCATGGACCGGGGGATTCAACGTCTTTGTCATCCTTAGAagcatcttcttcttcttcctcttcaagGGGCTCAGTTTCAGGGCTTAAGAACCTGGAGAGATCCATTCAGCCATCCATACCTACTATGGATGTCACACCTCAtccagctcctcttcctcctccacctcctcctcgcCCACCTCTGGATCAAAAGCCATTACCTCAAATCCCCATACCCTTCATTAGGCCCCCGCTTCATGCTCAGGGTCTAAGGAGTCCCCTGGCCAATCCTCCCAGACATGCAGGTCCTCCTTCCAGCCCTATCCACAGACCTCCTCACTCTCCTCTTTTGCAGCCCCCTACCTCTTCTTCAATGAATCCCCCAGGACTCATGCACCCTTTTCCTGGTGCCTATTTCCCTGGCTTACACTCACCTCCTCTAAACCTAATGCCAAGAGGACCTGTCCCAGTGCCTCCAATAATGAACTATGGTATCCCCTCTTTTAGTCCTCTTTTACCCCAACCCACAGTCCTGGTTCCTTATCCTATTATTGTTCCCTTACCTGTCCCCATACCTATTCCAATTCCAATTCCAGTCCCTCCTAAAGCAGCCCTTGAAACACCAAATCATGGTGGAGTTATCCAGCCTGTACCAGAAGGGGTAGAGAGGGCTAGATCCAGGATTACTAGATCCATGTCTCCAGATATCTCTGAAGAGGCTAGTAGAGTGGAGGCAAACAAACTGGGGGGAAACTTTTCTCAAACCTTCACTTCAACAAATGAACCCAACCCAAAGGACATAGATTGGGTTAAATCAGAAAGGCAATTTTTGTCCCCATTAGCCACACCTCAAACTAAACCACTCTCTCCCAGAGCACAGTGTAATGAATTGTCTTGCCCAACCAAAATCTCTGAGGGACAGACAGACTATAAAACTATACATCAGCAGACAGAGCGACAAGTCATCCAAAGGGTTCTCCAGAGGACCCAAGTGAAGTTAGAGCCCAGTGCCAATGGGATGGTGGATCTGGCAGCACTGGGAGAATCAGGACCTGGCCAGTTTAACAGACCAGGGTTCCACAATATCATCAGACCGAACATTTCTCTGCCACAGTCTCCTTCAAATGACTTCCAGCAATTGGATTCCCTCACTCCATCTTCTAACAGCCCATCCAGTCCTATGGAGAGCAGCCATTCACACAATGTCAAGTCCTCCACTCAGAACCATCCTCAAAATGGTACATCATCCACACCCACGAGTTTGGACTCTTCCTTATCCCAAAGAATACCAGTGACACCCCAAGATTCTTCACTAAATGAACTTGAAGctatcaaagaaaacaagtgttCTGTTGTTAGCCCAGTGCTAGTCGAAGGTACAGTTGGTCAGTTAGAAGGGCCCTTAACAACCAGTGGGGATGCAGGGGAGGATTCCCACGTTCCAGATGAGGACCATGCTTATGCCCTGCCCACAGCACCAAAGACAGGTGGGACCACATCCCCTTTACTCTTGCCCAAACTAAGGGACAAGGGTAGCTTACGGAGTCCTGCCAACATGCCCAATGCAGTGGAGATGGAACCAGCCCTGAAGAGGCGATGCCTGAGGATCCGAGATCAGAATAAATAG